A region of the Clostridium estertheticum subsp. estertheticum genome:
ATATCATTATTTTTTTATGATGTAAATGGAACAAATTATTTTTATTCACAAGTTTCACCATTTAACATATAGTTAATACTTTGCGCAAAAAAATCCTCTTAAGATTTAGAAATATTCTAGATTTCAAGAGGATTTGTTATTATATGTTTTTATTTCGCATAATCAATAGCTCGTGTTTCACGAATAACATTCACCTTAATTTGCCCTGGATATTCAAGTTCATTTTCAATTCTCTTAACTAGATTTCTTGCCATTTCGACAGCACCAGCATCATCGATTACATCTGGTTTAATCATAATTCTGACTTCTCTTCCAGCTTGGATAGCATATGACTTCTCCACACCTTCATAAGAATTTGCAATTTCTTCTAGTTTCTCTAATCTTTTAATGTATGCTTCTAGAGTTTCTCTTCTTGCACCTGGTCTTGCAGCTGATATAGCATCTGCCGCTTGAACTAGTATCGCCTCGAGAGATTGTAACTCAACATCACCATGATGCGCTGCAATAGCATTTACTACGATAGGCGACTCATGATGTTTTTTAGCGATTTCTGAACCTATAAGTGCATGCGGTCCTTCAACTTCATGATCCACAGCCTTACCTATATCATGAAGTAACCCACATCTTTTAGCAAGTGTTGGGTCAATTCCAAGTTCTGAAGCCATAAGTCCCGCTAAGTATGAAACTTCTATTGAATGTTTTAATACATTCTGACCATAACTAGTTCTGTATTTTAGTCTTCCAAGTAGCCTAATAATTTCTGAATGAAGACCATGAACTCCCGTTTCGAAAGTTGCTTGTTCTCCCTCTTCTCTTATATCGCTATCAACTTCTTTTTTAGCTTTTTCTACCATTTCTTCAATCCTTGCAGGATGAATTCTTCCATCCACTATTAGCTTCTCAAGTGCAATTCTTGCAACTTCTCGTCTAATCGGATCAAATGCGGAAAGAATTACTGCTTCAGGAGTATCATCTATTATTAAATCTACGCCCGTAAGTGTTTCTAGCGTTCGAATGTTTCTACCCTCTCTGCCTATTATTCTTCCCTTCATCTCATCATTTGGAAGAGAAACCACATGAACTGTTGTTTCTGCAACATGATCAGCCGCACATCTTTGAATAGCATAAGTAATAATTTCTCTTGCCCTTTTATCTGCTTCTTCTTTTGCTTTAGTTTCAATTTCTTTTATCATAATTGCAGCATCGTGTTTAATTTCTTTCTTTATTTCTTCTAACAATACTTGTTTTGCTTCATCAGATGTTAATCCTGATAGTCTTTCCAATTCTCCCCTTTGTTTTGTGTATAAATCTTGTACACTTGTTTCTACAGTCTCAATTTCTTGTTGCTTTTTATTAAGATTTTCTTCTTTTCTCTCTAACACATCACCTTTTTTATCTAAAGATTCTTCTCTTTGGATATTTCTTCTTTCTAACCTTTGAACTTCATTACGTCTTTCTCTTGATTCTTTTTCTAAATCAGTTCTAAGTCTGTGAACTTCTTCCTTCGCCTCTAAAATAGCTTCTTTCTTTCTTGTTTCAGCTTCTTTCGCGCTATCATCAAGAATTTTTTTAGCTTCTTTTTCAGCCTCGGAAATATTTGCTTGAGATTTATTTTTTCTAGTATAAACTACAACAAAACCAACTACAGAAATAACAATCAAAATAGCACAAACTACTATAAAAATTAGTAAACCTTTAGTATTATTCATCGATTATCAACACCTCCCTTGCTTATTTCAAATCTATTTAAGAGTAAATATGAAAGCTAGAAAAGGTGCTATATTTATTTAGTTGGTAGCAATTAAAATATGCAAACCAGTATTTGTATTTATTTTATATTACTTTTCAATTAATGTCAAGATTATAGGAATTAAATAATCTATTTTATCGTTATATATCCAGTACTATAATAATATCCTTTAGTTATATGTATTACTTATAGTTTTAACTAAAATTATATAAAATTAATAAACAAACAATTAATAATTAATTAAAGAAAAAAGCAAGTATAAACTTGCTTTATGCTTCCTTCTTACTAGCTTCCTTTTTAGTTACTTCTTTTTTATTAATTTCTGGATTATTGTATAATGGCAAATCGTGTTTTGCTCTTATTTTGTTTTCTATTTCTAGCATAACAAGGGGATTCTCGGCGAAATATTGTTTTGAATTTTCTCTTCCTTGTCCAAGACGTATATCTCCATAGGAAAACCATGCCCCGCTTTTTTGTACAATTTCTTCTGTAACACCTATATCTAGGACATCACCCTCACGAGATATGCCGTGACCATACATAATATCGAATTCAACTTTCTTAAATGGAGGAGCTACTTTGTTCTTAACAATTTTTATTCTTGTTCTATTACCCATAAATTCGTCACCTTGTTTAATTGTATCTATTTTTCTAATATCTATTCTAACAGATGCATAAAATTTAAGTGCCCGACCACCAGGAGTTACTTCTGGGCTACCAAACATTACTCCAACTTTTTCTCTTAATTGATTTATGAATACAAGAACACATTGAGACTTATTTATGGACCCTGCAAGTTTTCTTAAAGCTTGAGACATAAGTCTTGCTTGGAGTCCTATATGAGAGTCTCCCATCTCGCCTTCAATTTCAGCTTTAGGTACTAATGCTGCTACTGAATCCACAACAATTACATCAATAGCTCCAGAACGTACTAGCGCCTCTGTAATCTCTAAAGCCTGTTCACCAGTATCCGGTTGTGAGACTATTAAATTTTCTATATCTATTCCTAGAGCCTTAGCATATTCAGGATCTAATGCATTCTCTGCATCTATAAATGCAGCTGTTCCACCATTTTTTTGAGCTTCTGCAACTATATGGAGTGCAACTGTAGTTTTACCTGAAGATTCTGGTCCAAAAACTTCAATCATTCTTCCTCTAGGTACTCCACCTATACCAAGTCCTATATCAAGTCCTAAACAGCCGGTAGAAATGGCCTCTACATTTAACTTACTATTTGCTCCGAGTTTCATTACAGAACCTTTTCCAAATTGTTTTTCTATTTGACCCATAGCAATTTCTAATGCTTTTAATTTTTCATTATTCATAAATTTCCCCTTCGGGCTCACCATCCTTCATTAACGAACGTCTGTTCCATTGTAAGTATACACTATTTATTTCACATGGTCAACATGCATTGTAATATAATATTTCCAATTTTGTAACACTATAGTAAGTGCATATTTTTATTATTAACAGTCTTTAATAATTTAATCACTTATCAACTCTAATTGTGCCTTTATTTTTTACAAAATAATCGACACCTGATATTATTGTAATAATTACTGCCGCACCCATGAAAACATCAGTAAATATATTTAATGTATTATTCACATAAGATAAATTTATCAGAGCTGTTATTATAGCTACTATTTGAATAACGGTTTTTAGTTTTCCCCACTTACTAGCTGCAATCACTTTTCCCTCTGACGCAGCTATTGTTCTAAGACCTGAAACTGCAAATTCTCTAGCAATTATAATCATAGCTACCCACCCATACACTATATGAAGTTCTACTAATGATACAAGCGCCGCAGTTACTAATAATTTATCGGCTAGTGGGTCCATAAATTTTCCGAAATTAGTTATTTGATTTCTACTTCTTGCTATATAACCATCCAATTTATCAGTAAGAGAAGCTAAGATAAAAATAATTGTAGCAAGTTCTCTTCCATAAGGTATACCTTTAGCTGCTATAAAAAGTAAAAATATAGGTACTAAAAAAATTCGTATCATTGTAAGTCTATTTGCAAGATTCATAGCACACAACTCCTATTAAATCATATTCTAAAGCTTTAGTAACTTTCACTTTAACAAATTCTCCCTTATCATAATTTTTATCAGATTCGAAGAAAATATTACCATCTACTTCTGGTGCCATTTCATAATTTCTACCATAATAAGTTTCACCATTAAAACCTTCTACCAAAACTTTATAAATCATTCCTATTTTTTTATTATTAATTTCTTTTGATATACTTTGTTGCATAATCATTAATTCCTCTTCACGCTTAACTTTTATTTCCTCTGAAATTTGATTTTCCATTTCGCAGGCTTCAGTTCCCTCTTCCTTAGAGTACTGAAAAACCCCTAGTTTATCAAACTTGGTTTCTTTAATAAATTGTTTTAACTCATCAAAATTTTCCTGAGTTTCTCCTGGAAATCCTACAATTAGAGTAGTTCTAAGTACTAATCCCTTAATATTTTTTCTCATCTTATTTATATTTTCTGTTATAATATTTTTTCGGCCTTTTCTTTTCATTAATTTAAGAATATCATCACTTATATGTTGGATTGGTATATCTACATATTTGCAAACTTTATCATTTAAAGCTATTTCATCAATTATTTCATCTGTCATTTCTTCTGCATAACAATAAAGTACTCTAATCCATTCAATTGTGCTTATTTCAGAAATTTTGCTGATCAGTGTGTGTAAGTTCTTTTTACCATAAAGGTCAATTCCATATCTGGTTGTATCTTGAGCTACCAATATAATTTCTTTACATCCACGTTCACTTAATCCCTTTACCTCTTGTATTATATTTTCCATCTTTCTACTTCTATATTTTCCTCTAATATTTGGTATTGCGCAATATGTACAAGCATTATCACACCCTTCTGAAATTCTAACATAAGCAGAATAGGTTTCTGTAGTTAATACTCTTTGTCCTTCATTTATGTTTTCATCACTATAACTACAATATTGTACTTTAATTTTTTTTAAAAGCACCTCTTCTATACTACTTAATAACTTGTTATAATCGTTAACTCCGAGCATAATATCAAGTTCTGGCATAAGTTCAAGCAGCTCTGATCCATAACGTTGAGTTAAGCACCCCGTTGCAATTAGTACTGTGCACTTATACTTTTCCTTATATTCAGACATTTCTAGAATAGTGTCTATTGACTCTTGTTTTGAAGATTCTATGAATCCACATGTATTTACTAAAATTATATCTGCTAGTTTAGGATCATTTGTCATATTATATCTTTCACTTAAACTACCTATTATAATCTCACTATCAATTCTATTTTTATCACAACCTAAATTTATAACTCCAACTTTCAATTTTTCCATAAGTCAGCCTCCTTGTTTGTCTCTGCGGTAAATCCCATTTATTAACTTTTTCCTCGTTGTTTAGTTCTTAAAACAGATAATAACTATTATCTATTATCATTCTATATTTGTATACATAAATTATTGTAAATGTGATTTACAAATTAAACAAGGGTATTTACAATTATTCTTACAAAAATTTGTTTTATTAACTTTTAAGCTCAGCATTGCTTACCAATATTTCCCTAGGTTTACTTCCATTTCTACCAGATATAATCCTACGTTCCTCCATTTGTTCTATAATTCTCGCTGCTCTATTATAACCTATTTTTAGCTTACGTTGCAATAAGGAAGTTGATGCTTGACCATTTTCAACAACTATTCTAATTGCTTCATTTAACAATTCATCAATGCCTTCATTATCATCTTTCTTTACCGAACTACTTTCTATTTCATCTATTATTTCTTTTTCATAATTCACCTCTGTCTTCTGGTCCTTTATAAAATTAACAACTCGTTCAACTTCTTCTTCTGATACAAAAGCTCCTTGTATTCTAATTGGTTTAGCCTCTCCAGACGGATAAAAAAGCATATCTCCTTTACCAAGTAATTTTTCTGCACCAGCGGAATCTAAAATTGTTCTTGAATCTATTTGACTTGAAACCGCAAATGATATTCTTGAAGGTATATTAGCCTTTATCACGCCTGTAATAACATCCACCGAAGGCCTTTGCGTAGCAATTACTAAATGCATTCCTGCCGCTCTTGCCATTTGTGCGAGCCTACCAATATACTCTTCTACATCATTTGCACAAACCGTCATTAAGTCCGCTAACTCATCAATTATTATGACAATCCATGGTAATTTTTCTTCAAGAATGCCTTTATTAACCAATTCATTATATCCCTCAATACTTCGCACATTATTTTCTGCAAAACTCTTATATCTTCTTGTCATTTCATTAACAGCCCAATTTAAAGCACCTGCTGATTTTTTTGGATCTGTTACAACTGGTATTAATAAATGAGGTATTCCATTATAAATATTTAATTCAACAACCTTGGGGTCAATTAGCAATAACTTAACCTCCTCTGGTGAATATTTATAAAGTAAACTTATTATTAATGAATTTATGCAAACACTCTTTCCGGAGCCCGTAGCCCCAGCTACTAATAAATGTGGCATTTTTGTTAAGTCCGAAACAACACAATTACCACCTATGTCTTTTCCTAAACTAAAAGACAAATTTTTGTTTGTTTCTAAAAATTCATTAGACTCTATTACTTCTCTTAAGTACACTGCACTTAACTCTTTATTTGGCACTTCAATTCCTACAGCCGCCTTACCGGGTATTGGTGCTTCAATTCTTACACCCGACGAAGCTAAATTCAATGCAATATCATCTGCTAAATTCACAATCTTGCTCACCTTAACCCCAGCATTTGGCTGAAGCTCGAACCTTGTCACTGAAGGTCCTTTGGTAACTTGAATAACTTTTGCTTCAACTCCAAAGCTACTTAATGTCTCTTGCAATTTATTCGCATTATTAAGTAATTCTTTTTTATCATTTTTATTCATTTTAGAAGTAATATTTTCATTTAATAACTCCAAAGTAGGATATTCATATTTATAGTTTGGCTTTATTTGCACACTATTTAATTGAATTTCTTGTTCAAGCTCTTGCTTTATAGAATTATCTATGTGCTTTACTTTTGTGCCTCTTGTATTATCACTCTTATTAATATTAGGGGCTTCATCTTCATTTTGTACTTGGCCTTCCGCTTCAATATCATTTGACTTTATAAAATCAATTATTTTAATTTTGTTGCTAATATCTTTAATAAATTTGTTTTTCCCTCCACTTGAAACCGCTAACTCTTCTTGACTATCATTGTTTTCTATATATAGCTCCTTACTATCATTTTTATTAGTATCTCTTTTAGTAATAAATCTTTCCTTAAAATACATAAATACATCATTTAACGATACGTTTAATATTATAATTAAACAAATTACATAAATGGCAATAAAAATTATACAACTTCCAACATCACCAAATAATGTGTACATTGGTACATCAATGGAATAACTAATAATACCACCGTGTAAAACACTTGATGATTTATATATTTTATTTATTCCAAGCAAAAAATCTCCTTTAACATAGTACTCATCTAAAGTTAACATTTGTATAAATAGCAATGTGTTCATTATAGTAAGCATTATCCCATAAAACTTTTTACTAAAATTTATCTTACCTTTCTTAACAATATCACAAAAACCTATAAATAATATCAAAAACGGAGAAAGATATGCACCTAACCCCAAAGTCGCAAAAAGTAGATGATTAATAAAATTACCAATCATACCTGATATTGAATTAGAATTTGAAAATATAGTTGAAAATATGCTTAATAACATTAATATGCCTATTGTTATTAATACTATTCCAAAAATTTCACTATCACTATCTACAATCTTAGAACCTTTAGATTTAGTCTTTTTTCTGGCCAAAGTATCACCTCAATTTTTATTAGTTCTATCTTTATTATTTCTACAAACATTATAAATCACCTTTATCTTTAAATAGATTTATAAATGTATTTTAAACTACTTCTATAAGAATTACCATTAGAATCTGGTGGTTATAATAAACAGTCAATAAAAACAGATATAAATAGGTCATTTAGACCTATTTATATCTGTTTTTAAACTTTATCTATCATTTCATTTAACTTTGATAAAGCTTCACTTATTCCACCAACTTCATCTATTAGCCCATTATCCACTGCTTGTTTTCCTATGAGTATAGTACCCATATCATTTAAAAGCTCATCAGTTTGAAGCATTAGTCTATTTACCGTTTCCTTGTCAATCTTTGAGGTTCTAATAATAAATTCTGTGATTCTCTCTTGCATTTTATTAAAATACTCAAAAGTTTGAGGTACTCCTATGATTAAACCATTCATTCTTATAGGGTGAATTATCATAGTTGCAGATGGAGAAATAAATGAATATTCAGCAGCTGTTGCTAGTGGTATGCCTATTGAATGCCCTCCACCGACCACAAGTGACACTGTTGGCTTACTTACGCTGCGAATCATCTCCGCTATTGCAAGTCCCGCTTCCACATCTCCTCCTACAGTATTTAGGACTATAAGAATACCTTTTACTTTTTCATCTCTCTCCATAGCAATAAGTTCTGGAATAACATGTTCATACTTAGTAGCCTTTGTTTGAGGAGATAACATCATATGTCCTTCTATTTGCCCAATAATTGGTAAAACTTGAATCCTATCATCCTGAGTTGCAACATTAGTCGTTCCAAGTTCTTTGATACTTTCTACCTGATCATTATTCTTATCTTCATTGTTTTTTTGAGTTTTTAACATTTGCATTCCTCCTAATTCACTTTATTTTGTGCATTAAGAGAAACTATATACATTTTTTAACCTAATTTAAATTCTCTATGTAGTGCGATAATAGCTTCTTGGGCATCTTTTGTTTCTACAAGACACCATATTGTCATATGAGAATCTGCTGTTTGTAATACTTCAATTTTTTGTTTTGTTAACGCCTTAAGTATTCTCGCCATAACACCAGGTATACCTCTCATTTTTGAACCAATAATTGCAAGTTTACTACAATCACTAACATAAGAATAAGATATATTAAGTTCTTTTGTTAAATCGGTAAATTTAGTAAAGTCTTTTTCATCAATAGTAAATATTTTCTCTTTAGGAAAAACGTTTATAAGATCTATACTTATAAAATTTTCAGCTAGAATATCAAAAAGATCATCATAGCTAGAACCAGAATTTTTAGTTACTTTTATTTGAACCCTATTATTCATATGTGTAATTCCTGTAATTATATTATTATCATCTTCACTATCAAAATTTGAAATTACAGTTCCGTCGCACTCGTTCATAGTATTTTTTATTACGAGTGGTATATTATTTTTTTTACATATCTCCACTGCTCTTGGGTGTATAACCTTTGCTCCTTGATCCGCAAATTGAAATATTTCATCATAACTTATCTTTTTTATTAAAGTTGCCTCAGAAACTATTCTTGGATCCGCTGTCATTATTCCATCTACATCAGTGTATATTTGGACCTCTACTGCGTTAAGCGCTGCGCCAAGTAGTGCAGCTGTAACATCACTTCCACCTCTCCCAATGGTCGTAACATAGCCCTTGTCATCCATACCTTGAAATCCTGCAACTACAGGAACCTTTCCGCTTTTCAGAATACTTAATATCCTTTTTGTGTCTACATTAAGTATCGCAGCATTTGTATATCTACTATCTGTAATTATACCTGCTTGTCCTCCAGTTAAAGGTAGCGTACCAATTTTATTATTATTTAATTCATTGCACATTATTACAGTGCTTATAATTTCACCACAACTCATTAGTAAATCTATTGCTAATGGATTTGCAAGTTTAAAATCATCATCTATTTGTGATAACAGTGTATCAGTAGCATAAGGCTCACCTTTTCTTCCCATAGCAGATACTACTACCACTGGTAAATATCCCTCAGCCTTTGCATTTATTACTTTGCTTGCTACAAGCTTTCTTTTTTCCTTAGTTGAAACAGATGTACCGCCAAACTTTTGAACTAATATCTTCATTTTTGACCTCCTATAATAATCATTTATCTAAACTGCAATATTAACAATTTTTGAAATATCGTTAAACATGAGATTTTTTTAATAATTCATTATCAACATCAATAATTATAGTCCTAGACCCTATTTTTTTAACATATTCCCAAGGAACTTCAATAATATCGTTATTTCGAAAAAAGCTGAACTTAGAACTGCCATCGTTTATAATTAAAAATTTTAAAAAGCCATTCTCATCAATAACTACATCATTACTACCTAAATTGCTATATTTATCACCATCATTAATATTTATGATTTCATATCTTTCCATTTCACTATACATTTTTACATTGTCTTCCATTTAAACATCTCCTTAACACTTCTCATAAAATAATATGGATTATATTAAGGAGATATACCTTATTTTTATATTTTGTTAAATAATTTACTTGTCCACGGAAATAACATTACCATCAAAAACTTTTTTAAGCATTTCATTTTCTCTTCCTACATATGATGAATTTATTATACCTATTTTGAAGGTCTTTTCCATTACAGCATTTACTTTCATCATATCTATCTCATCTATTTTTTGTAATATTTCTTCAGGCGTATTTATTTTGTCCATAAACAGAGCTGATTTTCCATTGCTAAACATTCTGCTACTTGTGCTTTCAAGTCCTAAAATATAGCTACCCTTTAACTGTTCCTTAGCTTTACTTAATTTTTCATTAGTGATTCCTAGTTTCGCAAAGTTACTAACTTCTTTTTTTATAACATCAATAGCAACTTGAGCATATTTTGGATTAAGCCCAGCATAAATGCTTACAACTCCTGTATTTTTAAATGATGATATATAACAATAAATCGAATAACATACCCCTAAATCTTCACGAACCTTTTGAAATAATAATGAAGACGATCCACCGCCAAGTATATTGCTTAATAATATTAATGTATAAATATCATCTTCTCCAAGACCTACACCGGGAATTCCTAGACTTATATGAAGTTGTTCAATATCTTTTTTTCTAAAATAATGGTTATTAAATATTTTTGGGCTACTATATTTAGTAATCTGTTTATTTTTATAGCGCCACTTACCAAAATATTTTTCAACAAGTTTCTCTATATTTTCCATATTAAATTTACCAGAAATAGATATTACTGAGTTTTCTGGTATATAATACGAATCTATATAATCTACTATCATTTTTCTATTAAAAGAATTTACAGTATCTATTGTTCCTAAAATTGGTAGCGAAATAGAGTCTGATTCCCAAATTGCTTTTGTATGCAGGTCAGCTAAAACATCTTCTGGTGAATCCTCGCTCATATTTATTTCTTCGACAATTACACCCTTTTCCTTTTCAATATCTTCTTCACAAAAAGTACTGTTAAAAAGCATATCCGAAATAATATCTAATGATAAATCAAGGTGAGTGTCTAATGCTTTTATATAAAAGCATGTAGCTTCCCTACTTGTAAATGCATTTATTTGACCACCGACATCTTCAATGGTTTCAGCAATTTGTTTTGCAGTTCTAGCTGTCGTTCCTTTAAAAAGCATATGTTCAATGAAATGTGATATTCCACTGTTAACTGTATTTTCATTTCTAGAGCCATTTTCCACCCATAAGCCTACACTTACAGAATTCACATATTCAATATTTTCAACTGCAATCCTTAAACCATTATCTAACTTAATCAAATTATACATATGCGCCTCTCCTTAGTGAGATTTTATATTTATTATGTGCATATTAGTGTTTTTTATTTAAAAAAAATAAAAAGGCACCTAAGCCCCTCTATTATTATTCATTCAATTTTTTTTCATTCTCTTTTTTTTCATTTTCGCTATCTTTCATAGCATCTCTTCTTGAAAGATTTACTCTTCCCTGATTATCTATTTCCATTACTTTTACTAATATTTCATCGCCAACTGATACAATATCTTCTACTTTATTAACTCTCTCAAAATCAAGTTTAGAAATATGAACTAATCCTTCTTTATTAGGTAAAATTTCAACAAATGCTCCAAAAGCAGCAATCTTAGTTACTTTTCCTAAATATATTTCTCCAACTTTAACAGATTTAGTTAACTGTTCAATTATTTCCACTGCTCTATTTGCGCTCACGCCATCGTTAGACATAATTACAATTTTTCCATCATCACTAGTATCTATTTTAACACCAGTTTCTGCTATAATTTTCTTTATAGTTGCTCCACCTTTACCTATTACATCCCTAATCTTGTCAGGTGCAACATTTAGTACATACATTCTAGGAGCATACTTTGACATTTCACTTCTTGGAGCTGCTATACATTCATTCATTTTTCCAATTATATGAAGTCTAGCTTTTTTCGCATCTATAATTGCAGTTTTAATGCAGTAATTAGATAATCCATGAAGTTTTGTGTCAACTTGTATAGCTGTAATACCATTAACAGTTCCAGCTACTTTAAAGTCCATATCGCCAAA
Encoded here:
- a CDS encoding M16 family metallopeptidase translates to MYNLIKLDNGLRIAVENIEYVNSVSVGLWVENGSRNENTVNSGISHFIEHMLFKGTTARTAKQIAETIEDVGGQINAFTSREATCFYIKALDTHLDLSLDIISDMLFNSTFCEEDIEKEKGVIVEEINMSEDSPEDVLADLHTKAIWESDSISLPILGTIDTVNSFNRKMIVDYIDSYYIPENSVISISGKFNMENIEKLVEKYFGKWRYKNKQITKYSSPKIFNNHYFRKKDIEQLHISLGIPGVGLGEDDIYTLILLSNILGGGSSSLLFQKVREDLGVCYSIYCYISSFKNTGVVSIYAGLNPKYAQVAIDVIKKEVSNFAKLGITNEKLSKAKEQLKGSYILGLESTSSRMFSNGKSALFMDKINTPEEILQKIDEIDMMKVNAVMEKTFKIGIINSSYVGRENEMLKKVFDGNVISVDK